From Oreochromis niloticus isolate F11D_XX linkage group LG14, O_niloticus_UMD_NMBU, whole genome shotgun sequence, one genomic window encodes:
- the LOC109204927 gene encoding serine/threonine-protein kinase pim-1-like isoform X2, with protein MTKRKASPEKKTPIKRRRVSEQAGPSTSSDAHVVKGVKRKVQQDEAGTTNTAKKCKLLDHMSGDKGQASSWLDTGKDCSIDISESCSKNQNAGKRKAAGDRRDPPKKKNVDQDKTKNVAKKSVAEQKRDFQARYVEEHRLGEGGCGAVFAGYRIKDHFPVAIKHIPKGKVYCKVTDENGKHLSVEVAIMLKLAAEADGSVGTSAPVSLLEWFDFGRELILVMERPVPAVDLDKYIEENGGFLPEDKAKVILKQLVDAAKHLEDKHIFHRDIKSENILIETGSDVPRVRIIDFGLSCFVKERSLYRFFYGNIFCSCSSQM; from the exons ATGACAAAAAGAAAGGCCAGTCCTGAAAAAAAGACCCCCATAAAAAGAAGGAGGGTCAGTGAGCAGGCTGGTCCTTCCACCAGCTCAGATGCTCATGTGGTCAAAGGAGTCAAGCGCAAGGTCCAACAAGATGAAGCGGGGACAACCAATACAGCAAAAAAGTGTAAACTTCTTGACCATATGAGCGGTGACAAGGGGCAAGCATCTTCCTGGTTGGACACTGGTAAAG ACTGCAGCATAGACATTTCAGAGAGCTGCAGTAAAAACCAAAACGCTGGCAAAAGGAAAGCTGCGGGAGACAGGAGGGACCCACCTAAGAAGAAGAACGTGGACCAGGACAAAACCAAAAATGTTGCCAAAAAGTCAGTGGCCGAACAGAAAC gTGACTTCCAAGCGAGATACGTGGAGGAGCACCGGcttggagaaggaggctgcGGAGCAGTGTTTGCTGGCTACCGCATAAAAGATCATTTTCCA GTGGCCATCAAACACATCCCAAAAGGGAAAGTGTACTGCAAAGTGACG GATGAAAACGGGAAGCATCTGTCAGTGGAAGTTGCCATCATGCTGAAGCTTGCAGCTGAAGCAGATGGATCAGTGGGAACATCAGCCCCAGTGTCTCTGCTGGAGTGGTTTGACTTTGGCAGAGAGCTGATCCTGGTGATGGAGAGACCTGTCCCCGCTGTGGACCTGGATAAATACATAGAAGAAAATGGAGGATTTTTACCGGAGGACAAGGCCAAG GTCATTCTGAAGCAGCTGGTTGATGCTGCGAAGCACCTGGAGGATAAACACATCTTTCACCGGGACATCAAGAGTGAGAACATTCTAATTGAGACCGGCTCAGATGTACCGCGTGTTCGTATCATCGACTTTGGACTGAGCTGCTTTGTTAAGGAGCGGTCGCTGTACCGCTTCTTTTATGGTAACATATTCTGCTCTTGCTCTTCACAGATGTAA
- the LOC109204927 gene encoding serine/threonine-protein kinase pim-1-like isoform X1 yields MKKETRKVTTEADKKDPGDQNCKTRMTKRKASPEKKTPIKRRRVSEQAGPSTSSDAHVVKGVKRKVQQDEAGTTNTAKKCKLLDHMSGDKGQASSWLDTGKDCSIDISESCSKNQNAGKRKAAGDRRDPPKKKNVDQDKTKNVAKKSVAEQKRDFQARYVEEHRLGEGGCGAVFAGYRIKDHFPVAIKHIPKGKVYCKVTDENGKHLSVEVAIMLKLAAEADGSVGTSAPVSLLEWFDFGRELILVMERPVPAVDLDKYIEENGGFLPEDKAKVILKQLVDAAKHLEDKHIFHRDIKSENILIETGSDVPRVRIIDFGLSCFVKERSLYRFFYGNIFCSCSSQM; encoded by the exons atgaaaaaggaaacaagaaaagtTACGACTGAGGCAGATAAGAAAGATCCAGGAGatcaaa aTTGTAAGACCAGAATGACAAAAAGAAAGGCCAGTCCTGAAAAAAAGACCCCCATAAAAAGAAGGAGGGTCAGTGAGCAGGCTGGTCCTTCCACCAGCTCAGATGCTCATGTGGTCAAAGGAGTCAAGCGCAAGGTCCAACAAGATGAAGCGGGGACAACCAATACAGCAAAAAAGTGTAAACTTCTTGACCATATGAGCGGTGACAAGGGGCAAGCATCTTCCTGGTTGGACACTGGTAAAG ACTGCAGCATAGACATTTCAGAGAGCTGCAGTAAAAACCAAAACGCTGGCAAAAGGAAAGCTGCGGGAGACAGGAGGGACCCACCTAAGAAGAAGAACGTGGACCAGGACAAAACCAAAAATGTTGCCAAAAAGTCAGTGGCCGAACAGAAAC gTGACTTCCAAGCGAGATACGTGGAGGAGCACCGGcttggagaaggaggctgcGGAGCAGTGTTTGCTGGCTACCGCATAAAAGATCATTTTCCA GTGGCCATCAAACACATCCCAAAAGGGAAAGTGTACTGCAAAGTGACG GATGAAAACGGGAAGCATCTGTCAGTGGAAGTTGCCATCATGCTGAAGCTTGCAGCTGAAGCAGATGGATCAGTGGGAACATCAGCCCCAGTGTCTCTGCTGGAGTGGTTTGACTTTGGCAGAGAGCTGATCCTGGTGATGGAGAGACCTGTCCCCGCTGTGGACCTGGATAAATACATAGAAGAAAATGGAGGATTTTTACCGGAGGACAAGGCCAAG GTCATTCTGAAGCAGCTGGTTGATGCTGCGAAGCACCTGGAGGATAAACACATCTTTCACCGGGACATCAAGAGTGAGAACATTCTAATTGAGACCGGCTCAGATGTACCGCGTGTTCGTATCATCGACTTTGGACTGAGCTGCTTTGTTAAGGAGCGGTCGCTGTACCGCTTCTTTTATGGTAACATATTCTGCTCTTGCTCTTCACAGATGTAA